The following are encoded in a window of Arthrobacter sp. OAP107 genomic DNA:
- a CDS encoding sugar ABC transporter permease produces the protein MTSAPARVAARSGHSASKPSKNARSRERALAWARRAPLLPALIFLMIVTQLPFVVTLIISFLNWNSLRPDQTGFAGFDNYIQVLTNADLRQAIFTTVLLTVAVVLASLVIGLGLALLLDKKFIGRGLARTLLIAPFLVVPVAAALIWKHALLNPTYGLIDGILTWIWSLFGSDTPPQPDLLSQAPLMAVIVSLVWQWTPFMMLILLAGLQSRPMDTVEAAQMDGATSWDIFRHLTLPHLRQYLELGGLLGAIYIVQNFDAVFTLTSGGLGTANLPYAIYQTFYFANEYGLASAAGVVVVIGTIIVATFALRTVFSLFKKEAAR, from the coding sequence ATGACTTCCGCACCAGCCCGCGTCGCTGCCCGTTCCGGCCACAGCGCATCCAAACCTTCCAAGAACGCCAGATCCCGTGAACGCGCTCTGGCCTGGGCACGGCGTGCGCCGCTGCTGCCGGCCCTGATCTTCCTCATGATCGTCACCCAGCTTCCGTTCGTGGTGACCCTGATCATTTCGTTCCTGAACTGGAACAGCCTGCGTCCGGACCAGACCGGTTTCGCCGGTTTCGATAACTACATCCAGGTCCTGACCAACGCTGACCTCCGCCAGGCCATCTTCACCACCGTGCTGCTCACCGTCGCCGTCGTCCTGGCCAGCCTGGTCATCGGCCTCGGCCTGGCACTGCTGCTGGACAAGAAGTTCATCGGCCGCGGACTGGCCCGCACGCTGCTGATCGCACCGTTCCTGGTGGTGCCGGTGGCCGCGGCCCTGATCTGGAAGCACGCCCTGCTCAACCCGACGTACGGTTTGATCGACGGCATCCTGACCTGGATCTGGTCCCTGTTCGGCAGCGACACACCGCCGCAGCCGGACCTGCTGTCCCAGGCGCCGCTGATGGCCGTCATCGTCTCCCTGGTCTGGCAGTGGACTCCGTTCATGATGCTCATCCTGCTGGCCGGCCTGCAATCCCGGCCGATGGACACCGTGGAAGCCGCCCAGATGGACGGCGCCACGTCCTGGGACATCTTCCGCCACCTCACCCTGCCGCACCTGCGCCAGTACCTGGAACTCGGCGGCCTGCTCGGAGCCATCTACATCGTGCAGAATTTCGACGCCGTCTTCACCCTCACATCCGGCGGCCTGGGCACCGCCAACCTCCCCTACGCGATCTACCAGACGTTCTACTTCGCCAACGAATACGGCCTGGCATCCGCCGCCGGCGTAGTGGTGGTCATCGGCACCATCATCGTGGCGACCTTCGCCCTCCGCACCGTTTTCTCGCTCTTCAAGAAGGAGGCAGCACGATGA
- a CDS encoding sugar ABC transporter substrate-binding protein, with protein MRSKMRAASMAAGALCLALSASACSGAGGGSAAGDQNSINVLMVNNPQMEDLQRLTADNFTKDTGIKVNYTVLPENDVRAKISQEFSSQAGQYDVASLSNYEIPFYSENKWLAPLDNVAEDAEFNQADILPAYTESLTGKDGKLYGEPFYGESSFLMYRKDIFEAKSLTMPEKPTWDQVADLAAKADGAAPGMKGICLRGQPGWGQVFAPLTTVVNTFGGTWFDKDWNAKVNAPEFKEATEFYTKLVREHGEAGAAQAGFTECLNNMSQSKVAMWYDATSAAGALEAASSPVKGKIGYAQAPVKNTKSSGWLWTWSWGVQAASKKQDAAGKFIAWASSKKYEELVASKLGWAKVPSGKRISTYENAEFQKAAPFFKAERAAIENADPKNPGVQERPVVGIQFVGIPEFADLGTTVSQGVSSAIAGQGSVEDALAKGQDAAQKIGDKYKK; from the coding sequence ATGCGCTCAAAAATGCGCGCTGCCTCAATGGCCGCCGGCGCCCTGTGCCTCGCACTTTCTGCCTCGGCCTGTTCCGGGGCCGGCGGCGGTTCGGCTGCCGGTGACCAGAACAGCATCAATGTCCTGATGGTGAACAACCCGCAGATGGAAGACCTGCAGCGGCTGACTGCGGACAATTTCACCAAGGACACCGGGATCAAGGTCAATTACACGGTCCTCCCTGAGAATGACGTGCGGGCGAAGATCAGCCAGGAATTCTCCAGCCAGGCCGGACAGTACGACGTGGCCTCACTCTCGAACTACGAGATTCCGTTCTACTCCGAAAACAAGTGGCTGGCACCACTGGACAACGTGGCCGAGGATGCTGAGTTCAACCAGGCCGACATTCTGCCCGCCTACACGGAGTCACTGACCGGCAAGGACGGCAAGCTCTACGGCGAACCGTTCTACGGCGAGTCCTCCTTCCTGATGTACCGCAAGGACATTTTCGAGGCCAAGAGCCTGACCATGCCGGAGAAGCCGACTTGGGACCAGGTCGCTGATCTGGCGGCTAAGGCCGACGGCGCGGCTCCGGGCATGAAGGGCATCTGCCTGCGCGGCCAGCCCGGCTGGGGCCAGGTCTTCGCGCCGCTGACCACCGTGGTGAACACCTTCGGCGGGACCTGGTTCGACAAGGACTGGAACGCGAAGGTCAACGCACCCGAGTTCAAAGAAGCGACCGAGTTCTACACCAAGCTGGTACGGGAGCACGGCGAAGCCGGCGCGGCTCAGGCCGGGTTCACCGAGTGCCTGAACAACATGAGCCAGAGCAAGGTGGCCATGTGGTACGACGCCACCTCCGCCGCGGGCGCGCTGGAAGCCGCCAGTTCCCCGGTGAAGGGCAAGATTGGCTACGCACAGGCTCCGGTGAAGAACACGAAGTCCTCGGGCTGGTTGTGGACCTGGTCCTGGGGTGTCCAGGCAGCGTCCAAAAAGCAGGACGCTGCCGGGAAATTCATCGCCTGGGCCAGTTCGAAGAAGTACGAGGAACTCGTGGCTTCCAAGCTGGGCTGGGCCAAGGTTCCCTCGGGCAAGCGCATCTCCACCTACGAGAACGCGGAGTTCCAGAAGGCCGCGCCGTTCTTCAAGGCTGAACGCGCGGCGATTGAGAACGCCGACCCGAAGAATCCCGGTGTGCAGGAGCGTCCGGTTGTCGGCATCCAGTTCGTCGGGATCCCCGAATTCGCTGACCTCGGCACCACGGTCTCCCAGGGTGTCAGCTCCGCCATCGCAGGGCAGGGTTCGGTAGAGGACGCGCTGGCCAAGGGCCAGGATGCCGCTCAAAAAATCGGCGACAAGTACAAGAAGTAA